The following proteins come from a genomic window of Microbacterium sp. JZ31:
- the rplR gene encoding 50S ribosomal protein L18, with translation MAVKSKSAARTRRHARLRKKVVGTEVRPRLVVTRSARHVFVQLVDDSKGHTVASASTLETDLRGFEGDKTAKARKVGELLAERAKAAGFTDVVFDRGGNRYAGRVAAIADGAREGGLNL, from the coding sequence ATGGCTGTGAAGTCGAAGTCCGCCGCGCGTACGCGCCGCCACGCTCGCCTTCGCAAGAAGGTCGTCGGCACCGAGGTCCGTCCTCGTCTCGTCGTGACCCGTTCGGCCCGCCACGTCTTCGTGCAGCTGGTCGACGACAGCAAGGGCCACACCGTGGCCTCCGCCTCGACGCTCGAGACCGACCTGCGCGGCTTCGAGGGTGACAAGACGGCCAAGGCCCGCAAGGTGGGCGAGCTGCTCGCCGAGCGCGCCAAGGCCGCCGGTTTCACCGACGTCGTGTTCGACCGCGGCGGCAACCGCTACGCGGGTCGCGTCGCGGCGATCGCCGACGGCGCCCGCGAAGGGGGGCTGAACCTGTGA
- the rpsQ gene encoding 30S ribosomal protein S17 translates to MATEKKAVEHAEHDVRDADARGYRKSARGYVVSDKMDKTIVVEVEDRVKHPLYGKVIRRTSKLKAHDENNTAGIGDLVLINETRPLSATKRWRLVEILEKAK, encoded by the coding sequence ATGGCCACCGAGAAGAAGGCTGTGGAGCACGCCGAGCACGACGTGCGCGACGCCGACGCCCGTGGCTACCGCAAGTCGGCCCGCGGTTACGTCGTGAGCGACAAGATGGACAAGACGATCGTCGTCGAGGTCGAGGACCGCGTGAAGCACCCCCTCTACGGCAAGGTCATCCGTCGCACGAGCAAGCTCAAGGCGCACGACGAGAACAACACCGCCGGCATCGGCGACCTCGTCCTCATCAACGAGACCCGTCCGCTCAGCGCCACCAAGCGCTGGCGTCTGGTTGAGATCCTGGAGAAGGCCAAGTGA
- the rplE gene encoding 50S ribosomal protein L5, with the protein MSTIDAQAGKIQPRLKQVYRDQIRQKLQDEFGYDNVMQIPGLVKVVVNTGVGEAARDSKVIEGAVADLTAITGQKPVVTKAKKSIAQFKLREGQAIGAHVTLRGDRAWEFLDRLISLALPRIRDFRGLSGKQFDGNGNYTFGLQEQSVFHEIDQDKIDRVRGFDITIVTTAKSDDEGRALLRHLGFPFRSADQQA; encoded by the coding sequence GTGAGCACCATTGACGCGCAGGCTGGCAAAATCCAGCCGCGCCTGAAGCAGGTCTACCGCGACCAGATCCGCCAGAAGCTGCAGGACGAGTTCGGCTACGACAACGTCATGCAGATCCCCGGCCTGGTCAAGGTCGTCGTCAACACGGGTGTCGGCGAGGCAGCTCGCGACTCCAAGGTGATCGAGGGTGCGGTCGCCGACCTCACCGCGATCACGGGTCAGAAGCCCGTCGTCACCAAGGCGAAGAAGTCGATCGCGCAGTTCAAGCTGCGCGAGGGCCAGGCCATCGGCGCCCACGTCACGCTCCGTGGCGACCGCGCCTGGGAGTTCCTGGACCGCCTGATCTCGCTCGCCCTGCCCCGCATCCGCGACTTCCGCGGTCTGTCGGGCAAGCAGTTCGACGGCAACGGCAACTACACGTTCGGTCTCCAGGAGCAGTCGGTGTTCCACGAGATCGACCAGGACAAGATCGACCGCGTGCGTGGTTTCGACATCACGATCGTCACCACCGCGAAGTCGGACGACGAGGGTCGCGCTCTGCTGCGTCACCTCGGCTTCCCGTTCCGCAGCGCCGACCAGCAGGCCTGA
- the rpsS gene encoding 30S ribosomal protein S19: protein MPRSLKKGPFVDEHLLRKVVSQNEAGTKNVIKTWSRRSMIIPAMLGHTIAVHDGRKHIPVFVTETLVGHKLGEFAPTRTFRGHEKDDKKGRRR, encoded by the coding sequence ATGCCCCGCAGTCTGAAGAAGGGCCCCTTCGTCGACGAGCACCTGCTTCGCAAGGTCGTCTCGCAGAACGAAGCCGGCACCAAGAACGTCATCAAGACGTGGTCGCGCCGCTCGATGATCATCCCCGCCATGCTGGGACACACCATCGCCGTGCACGACGGTCGCAAGCACATCCCCGTGTTCGTCACGGAGACGCTTGTGGGCCACAAGCTGGGCGAGTTCGCGCCCACCCGCACCTTCCGCGGCCACGAGAAGGACGACAAGAAGGGCCGTCGCCGCTAA
- the rplB gene encoding 50S ribosomal protein L2 produces MAIRNYKPTTPGRRGSSVADFAEITRSTPEKSLLRPLSKTGGRNNQGRITTRHIGGGHKRQYRVIDFRRNDKDGVDAKVAHIEYDPNRTARIALLHYVDGTKRYILAPNKLQQGDIVESGPGADIKPGNNLPLRNIPTGTVIHNIELRPGGGAKMARSAGASVRLVAKDGPYAQLRLPSGEVRNVDARCRATIGEVGNAEQSNINWGKAGRKRWKGVRPTVRGVAMNPVDHPHGGGEGKTSGGRHPVSPWGQAEGRTRHANKESDKLIVRRRNAGKKRK; encoded by the coding sequence ATGGCTATTCGCAACTACAAGCCCACGACCCCCGGTCGCCGCGGCTCGTCGGTGGCCGACTTCGCCGAGATCACCCGATCGACGCCCGAGAAGTCGCTGCTCCGTCCGCTGAGCAAGACCGGTGGCCGTAACAACCAGGGCCGCATCACGACCCGTCACATCGGTGGTGGCCACAAGCGCCAGTACCGCGTGATCGACTTCCGTCGCAACGACAAGGACGGCGTCGACGCCAAGGTCGCGCACATCGAGTACGACCCCAACCGCACGGCGCGCATCGCGCTCCTGCACTACGTGGACGGCACGAAGCGCTACATCCTCGCGCCGAACAAGCTGCAGCAGGGCGACATCGTCGAGTCGGGCCCCGGCGCCGACATCAAGCCCGGCAACAACCTGCCGCTGCGCAACATCCCGACGGGTACCGTCATCCACAACATCGAGCTCCGTCCCGGTGGCGGCGCGAAGATGGCTCGCTCGGCGGGCGCCTCGGTGCGTCTCGTCGCGAAGGACGGCCCCTACGCCCAGCTGCGTCTGCCCTCGGGCGAGGTCCGCAACGTGGACGCGCGCTGCCGCGCCACGATCGGCGAGGTCGGCAACGCCGAGCAGTCGAACATCAACTGGGGCAAGGCCGGCCGCAAGCGCTGGAAGGGCGTCCGCCCGACCGTCCGCGGTGTCGCCATGAACCCGGTCGACCACCCGCACGGTGGTGGTGAGGGCAAGACGTCCGGTGGTCGCCACCCCGTCTCGCCGTGGGGTCAGGCCGAGGGCCGCACCCGCCACGCCAACAAGGAAAGCGACAAGCTCATCGTGCGTCGCCGTAACGCCGGCAAGAAGCGCAAGTAG
- the rpsC gene encoding 30S ribosomal protein S3 — protein MGQKVNPYGFRLGITTDHVSRWFADSTKPGQRYADYVAEDIRIRKLLQSNLDRAGVSRIEIERTRDRVRVDIHTARPGIVIGRRGAEAERIRGELEKLTGKQIQLNILEVKNPEADAQLVAQGVAEQLSARVAFRRAMRKGLQGAQRAGAKGVRIQVSGRLGGAEMSRSEFYREGRVPLHTLRANIDYGFYEAKTTFGRIGVKVWIYKGDLTNKELAREQANMKPARDRDRGGRRGPRRDDAQAPVAEGASA, from the coding sequence ATGGGTCAGAAGGTCAACCCGTACGGCTTCCGCCTCGGCATCACCACGGATCACGTCTCGCGCTGGTTCGCGGACTCGACGAAGCCGGGTCAGCGTTACGCCGACTACGTGGCCGAGGACATCCGCATCCGCAAGCTGCTGCAGTCGAACCTCGACCGCGCCGGCGTGAGCCGCATCGAGATTGAGCGCACGCGTGACCGCGTCCGCGTCGACATCCACACGGCCCGCCCGGGCATCGTGATCGGTCGTCGTGGCGCGGAGGCCGAGCGCATCCGCGGCGAGCTCGAGAAGCTCACCGGCAAGCAGATCCAGCTGAACATCCTCGAGGTGAAGAACCCCGAGGCCGACGCTCAGCTCGTCGCCCAGGGCGTCGCCGAGCAGCTCAGCGCCCGCGTGGCCTTCCGCCGCGCGATGCGCAAGGGCCTGCAGGGTGCCCAGCGCGCCGGCGCCAAGGGCGTCCGGATCCAGGTCTCGGGCCGCCTCGGCGGCGCGGAGATGAGCCGCTCGGAGTTCTACCGCGAGGGTCGTGTGCCGCTGCACACGCTGCGCGCGAACATCGACTACGGCTTCTACGAGGCCAAGACCACCTTCGGCCGCATCGGCGTGAAGGTCTGGATCTACAAGGGCGACCTCACCAACAAGGAACTCGCGCGCGAGCAGGCGAACATGAAGCCCGCCCGCGACCGCGACCGTGGCGGCCGCCGTGGCCCGCGTCGTGACGACGCGCAGGCGCCGGTCGCGGAAGGAGCTTCGGCGTAA
- the map gene encoding type I methionyl aminopeptidase — protein MIFRKSIYKTPAQLRAMVGPGLITAAALDAVRPLIRPGVTTLELDAEANRVITERGAHSNFQLVRGYRHTICASVNDAVVHGIPTDVPLQPGDIVSIDCGAETPDGWNGDSAITVVVPDPERPDVVAQREELSRVTEGSMWAGIAALASAKRLGEVGDAIQAYIEANPLSFSGKPAGILREYVGHGIGRKMHEAPSIFNYRTSDPGAEVKPGLAVCIEPMMTAGSDETFVEDDDWTVSTVDGSMGSHWEHSVAVHDGGIWVLTAPDGGAAGLAPFGVTPTPIA, from the coding sequence GTGATCTTCCGCAAGTCGATCTACAAGACCCCCGCGCAGCTGCGCGCGATGGTCGGGCCCGGGCTCATCACCGCCGCCGCGCTCGACGCCGTCCGCCCGCTCATCCGGCCGGGCGTCACGACGCTCGAGCTGGACGCCGAGGCGAATCGCGTCATCACCGAGCGCGGGGCGCACTCGAACTTCCAGCTCGTGCGCGGCTACCGGCACACGATCTGCGCGTCGGTCAACGACGCGGTCGTGCACGGCATCCCGACGGACGTGCCCCTGCAGCCGGGCGACATCGTGTCCATCGACTGCGGCGCCGAGACCCCGGACGGCTGGAACGGCGACTCCGCGATCACGGTCGTCGTCCCGGATCCGGAGCGCCCGGACGTCGTCGCGCAGCGCGAAGAGCTCTCGCGCGTGACCGAGGGCTCCATGTGGGCCGGCATCGCCGCGCTCGCGAGCGCGAAGCGCCTGGGGGAGGTGGGCGACGCCATCCAGGCCTACATCGAGGCGAACCCGCTGTCCTTCAGCGGCAAGCCCGCCGGGATCCTGCGCGAGTACGTCGGTCATGGGATCGGCCGCAAGATGCACGAGGCGCCCTCGATCTTCAACTACCGCACGTCCGACCCGGGCGCCGAGGTGAAGCCCGGCCTCGCGGTGTGCATCGAGCCGATGATGACGGCCGGATCGGACGAGACGTTCGTCGAGGACGACGACTGGACGGTCTCCACGGTCGACGGGTCCATGGGCTCCCACTGGGAACATAGCGTGGCGGTGCATGATGGAGGCATCTGGGTGCTGACCGCGCCCGACGGCGGCGCCGCCGGCCTCGCGCCGTTCGGCGTGACGCCGACGCCGATCGCCTGA
- the rplW gene encoding 50S ribosomal protein L23, which yields MTAVQKDPRDVILKPVVSEKSYGLIDEGKYTFIVDPRSNKTEIKLAIEKIFGVQVASVNTINRVGKARRTRFGIGKRKDTKRAIVTLKSGTIDIFTAVG from the coding sequence ATGACCGCCGTCCAGAAGGACCCGCGCGACGTCATCCTGAAGCCGGTCGTCTCGGAGAAGAGCTACGGACTGATCGACGAGGGCAAGTACACGTTCATCGTGGACCCCCGCTCGAACAAGACCGAGATCAAGCTCGCGATCGAGAAGATCTTCGGCGTGCAGGTGGCTTCGGTCAACACGATCAACCGCGTCGGCAAGGCCCGCCGCACCCGCTTCGGCATCGGCAAGCGCAAGGACACCAAGCGCGCCATCGTCACGCTCAAGTCGGGCACCATCGACATCTTCACGGCAGTCGGCTGA
- the rplN gene encoding 50S ribosomal protein L14 — protein sequence MIQTESRLKVADNTGAKELLTIRVLGGSNRRYAGVGDTIVATVKDAIPGGNVKKGDVVKAVVVRTVKQTRRADGSYIKFDENAAVILKNDGEPRGTRIFGPVGRELRDRKFMKIVSLAPEVL from the coding sequence GTGATCCAGACTGAGTCCCGCCTCAAGGTCGCCGACAACACCGGCGCGAAGGAGCTGCTCACGATCCGCGTTCTCGGTGGTTCGAACCGCCGTTACGCCGGCGTGGGCGACACCATCGTCGCGACGGTCAAGGACGCGATCCCGGGCGGCAACGTCAAGAAGGGCGACGTCGTCAAGGCGGTCGTCGTCCGCACCGTGAAGCAGACGCGCCGCGCCGACGGCTCGTACATCAAGTTCGACGAGAACGCCGCCGTGATCCTGAAGAACGACGGGGAGCCCCGCGGCACCCGCATCTTCGGCCCGGTCGGCCGCGAGCTTCGTGACCGCAAGTTCATGAAGATCGTCTCGCTCGCCCCGGAGGTGCTGTAA
- the rpmD gene encoding 50S ribosomal protein L30 has protein sequence MAARLKVTQVKSKVSEKQNQRDTLRSLGLKRIGDSVVRPDDAQTRGYVRTVAHLVNVEEID, from the coding sequence ATGGCCGCTCGTCTGAAGGTCACGCAGGTCAAGTCCAAGGTGAGCGAGAAGCAGAACCAGCGCGACACGCTGCGTTCGCTGGGTCTGAAGCGGATCGGCGACTCGGTCGTCCGTCCCGACGACGCCCAGACGCGCGGCTACGTCCGCACGGTCGCTCACCTCGTGAATGTTGAGGAGATCGACTGA
- a CDS encoding adenylate kinase, whose protein sequence is MTSTRLLIVGPQGSGKGTQGARIAEAFGIPVVSTGDIFRANIKEGTDLGKQVKAITDAGDLVPDEITFAIVRERLEQPDAADGFLLDGFPRNVAQVALLDEFLGGRGDALDAVIELDVPREESLQRISLRAQSEGRSDDTEAAIAHRLDIYERETAPILAVYRTREVVDTIDGVGSLDEITARIIAALEARGLARDAAA, encoded by the coding sequence ATGACCTCCACCCGTCTCCTGATCGTCGGTCCGCAGGGTTCGGGCAAGGGCACGCAGGGCGCGCGCATCGCCGAGGCGTTCGGGATCCCCGTCGTCTCGACCGGTGACATCTTCCGCGCCAACATCAAGGAGGGCACCGACCTCGGCAAGCAGGTCAAGGCGATCACGGACGCCGGCGACCTGGTGCCCGACGAGATCACCTTCGCGATCGTGCGGGAGCGGCTCGAGCAGCCCGACGCGGCCGACGGCTTCCTGCTCGACGGCTTCCCGCGCAACGTCGCCCAGGTGGCGCTGCTCGACGAGTTCCTCGGCGGGCGGGGCGATGCCCTCGACGCCGTGATCGAGCTGGACGTGCCCCGCGAGGAGAGCCTGCAGCGCATCTCGCTGCGTGCCCAGAGCGAGGGGCGCTCGGACGACACCGAGGCCGCGATCGCGCACCGCCTCGACATCTACGAGCGCGAGACCGCGCCGATCCTCGCGGTGTACCGCACGCGCGAGGTCGTCGACACGATCGACGGCGTCGGCAGCCTCGACGAGATCACCGCCCGCATCATCGCGGCGCTCGAGGCCCGCGGCCTGGCGCGCGACGCCGCCGCGTGA
- the rpsH gene encoding 30S ribosomal protein S8, with product MTMTDPVADMLTRLRNANSAHHDSVSLPSSKLKTHIAEILQREGYIAAWEETDARVGKTLTMTLKYGPNRERSIAGIKRVSKPGLRVYAKSTELPKVLGGLGVAILSTSSGLLTDRQAEQKGVGGEVLAYVW from the coding sequence ATGACGATGACAGACCCGGTCGCAGATATGCTGACCCGTCTGCGCAACGCGAACTCGGCGCACCACGACAGCGTGTCGCTGCCGTCGAGCAAGCTCAAGACGCACATCGCGGAGATCCTCCAGCGCGAGGGCTACATCGCGGCGTGGGAGGAGACCGACGCGCGCGTCGGCAAGACCCTCACGATGACGCTCAAGTACGGCCCGAACCGCGAGCGGTCGATCGCCGGCATCAAGCGCGTCTCGAAGCCCGGCCTCCGCGTGTACGCGAAGTCGACCGAGCTCCCCAAGGTCCTCGGTGGCCTGGGCGTCGCCATCCTGTCCACCTCCTCCGGTCTTCTCACCGACCGTCAGGCTGAGCAGAAGGGCGTGGGCGGGGAAGTTCTCGCCTACGTGTGGTGA
- the secY gene encoding preprotein translocase subunit SecY: MFSAIARIFRTPDLRRKIGFTLAIIAIYRFGAHVPAPFVNFPNVQDCIDQTSGTDGLLSLVNLFSGGALLQLSIFALGVMPYITATIITQLLRVVIPHFETLYKEGQAGQAKLTQYTRYLTIALALLQSTTLVTVARTGQLFGVTGVPECTQLLVNDVWWAQLLMIITMTAGTGLIMWFAELVTERGIGNGMSLLIFTSIAATFPSAMGAILAARGFEIFLLVLAVGIIVVALVVFVEQSQRRIPVQYAKRMVGRRTYGGTNTYIPIKVNTAGVVPVIFASSLLYIPALIAQFNTPTDTAPPEWVTWISTYLTTGDHPLYMAVYFLLIIGFTYFYVAITFNPVEVADNMKKYGGFIPGIRAGRPTAEYLDYVLTRITLPGSIYLGLIALIPLVALATVGANQNFPFGGASILIIVGVGLETVKQIDAQLQQRHYEGLLR, encoded by the coding sequence TTGTTCAGCGCCATCGCGCGGATCTTCCGCACTCCGGATCTGCGGCGGAAGATCGGATTCACCCTCGCGATCATCGCGATCTACCGTTTCGGTGCGCACGTGCCGGCTCCGTTCGTGAACTTCCCGAACGTGCAGGACTGCATCGACCAGACCTCCGGCACCGACGGCCTCCTGTCGCTCGTCAACCTCTTCTCCGGCGGCGCGCTGCTGCAGCTGTCGATCTTCGCGCTCGGCGTCATGCCGTACATCACGGCGACGATCATCACGCAGCTGCTGCGCGTCGTGATCCCGCACTTCGAGACCCTCTACAAGGAGGGCCAGGCGGGCCAGGCCAAGCTCACGCAGTACACGCGCTACCTCACGATCGCGCTGGCCCTGCTGCAGTCGACGACGCTCGTCACGGTCGCGCGCACGGGTCAGCTGTTCGGCGTGACGGGTGTGCCCGAGTGCACGCAGCTGCTCGTCAACGACGTGTGGTGGGCGCAGCTGCTCATGATCATCACCATGACGGCCGGCACCGGCCTCATCATGTGGTTCGCCGAGCTCGTGACCGAGCGCGGCATCGGCAACGGCATGTCGCTGCTCATCTTCACGTCGATCGCGGCGACGTTCCCATCGGCGATGGGCGCCATCCTCGCGGCCCGTGGCTTCGAGATCTTCCTGCTCGTGCTCGCGGTCGGCATCATCGTCGTGGCGCTCGTGGTCTTCGTCGAGCAGTCGCAGCGCCGCATCCCCGTCCAGTACGCCAAGCGCATGGTCGGGCGCCGCACCTACGGCGGCACCAACACCTACATCCCGATCAAGGTGAACACGGCCGGCGTCGTGCCCGTCATCTTCGCCTCGTCGCTGCTGTACATCCCGGCGCTGATCGCGCAGTTCAACACGCCCACCGACACGGCGCCGCCGGAGTGGGTGACCTGGATCTCGACGTACCTGACGACGGGCGACCACCCGCTGTACATGGCCGTCTACTTCCTCCTCATCATCGGCTTCACGTACTTCTACGTCGCGATCACGTTCAACCCGGTCGAGGTCGCCGACAACATGAAGAAGTACGGCGGCTTCATCCCCGGCATCCGCGCAGGACGTCCGACGGCCGAATACCTCGACTACGTCCTGACGCGCATCACGCTTCCCGGTTCGATCTACCTCGGCCTCATCGCCCTGATCCCGCTCGTCGCGCTGGCGACCGTGGGCGCCAACCAGAACTTCCCGTTCGGCGGCGCCTCGATCCTGATCATCGTCGGCGTGGGCCTCGAGACCGTGAAGCAGATCGACGCGCAGCTGCAGCAGCGCCACTACGAAGGGCTCCTCCGATGA
- the rplF gene encoding 50S ribosomal protein L6 encodes MSRIGRLPIDIPAGVSVTVDGQQVAVKGPKGELALTVAKPIEVKVEENQVLVTRPDDERESRSLHGLTRTLINNNIIGVTQGYTKGLEVVGTGYRVAQKGSAVEFALGFSHPVTVEPPAGITFTVEGNNRLTVSGIDKQAVGETAANIRKIRKPEPYKGKGVRYAGEVVRRKAGKAGK; translated from the coding sequence ATGTCGCGAATCGGACGTCTTCCCATTGACATCCCCGCCGGCGTCTCCGTGACGGTCGACGGGCAGCAGGTTGCCGTGAAGGGCCCCAAGGGCGAGCTCGCGCTCACCGTGGCCAAGCCCATCGAGGTCAAGGTCGAGGAGAACCAGGTTCTCGTCACCCGCCCCGACGACGAGCGCGAGTCGCGTTCGCTGCACGGCCTCACGCGCACCCTGATCAACAACAACATCATCGGCGTGACCCAGGGCTACACTAAGGGCCTCGAGGTCGTCGGCACCGGTTACCGCGTGGCGCAGAAGGGCTCGGCCGTCGAGTTCGCTCTGGGCTTCTCGCACCCCGTCACCGTCGAGCCGCCGGCCGGCATCACGTTCACCGTCGAGGGCAACAACCGCCTCACGGTGAGCGGCATCGACAAGCAGGCCGTCGGTGAGACCGCCGCCAACATCCGCAAGATCCGCAAGCCTGAGCCGTACAAGGGCAAGGGTGTCCGCTACGCGGGCGAGGTCGTGCGTCGCAAGGCCGGAAAGGCTGGTAAGTAA
- the rpmC gene encoding 50S ribosomal protein L29: MAIGTKELATSELDTFEDQRLVEELRKAKEELFNLRFQSATGQLESHGRIRAVKRDIARLYTVIRERELGIRATPAPVEVKAKKSKAKKAEETPAAEGEAE; the protein is encoded by the coding sequence ATGGCGATCGGCACCAAGGAGCTCGCCACGAGCGAGCTCGACACGTTCGAGGACCAGCGACTCGTCGAGGAGCTGCGCAAGGCCAAGGAGGAGCTGTTCAACCTGCGCTTCCAGTCGGCCACCGGCCAGCTCGAGAGCCACGGCCGCATCCGCGCCGTGAAGCGCGACATCGCGCGGCTCTACACCGTGATCCGCGAGCGCGAGCTGGGCATCCGTGCCACGCCCGCCCCGGTCGAGGTGAAGGCCAAGAAGAGCAAGGCGAAGAAGGCCGAGGAGACTCCGGCCGCCGAGGGAGAGGCTGAGTGA
- the rplP gene encoding 50S ribosomal protein L16: MLIPRKVKYRKQHHPKRDGQATGGTKVSFGEFGIQALTPAYVTNRQIESARIAMTRHIKRGGKVWINIYPDRPLTKKPAETRMGSGKGSPEWWVANVKPGRVLFEVAGVNEQLAREALTRAIHKLPLKARIIKREEGDA; the protein is encoded by the coding sequence ATGCTCATCCCCCGCAAGGTCAAGTACCGCAAGCAGCACCACCCCAAGCGGGATGGTCAGGCGACGGGTGGCACCAAGGTCTCCTTCGGTGAGTTCGGCATCCAGGCGCTCACGCCCGCTTACGTGACGAACCGTCAGATCGAGTCCGCTCGTATCGCCATGACGCGTCACATCAAGCGTGGCGGAAAGGTGTGGATCAACATCTACCCCGACCGTCCGCTCACGAAGAAGCCCGCCGAGACCCGCATGGGTTCGGGTAAGGGCTCGCCGGAGTGGTGGGTCGCCAACGTCAAGCCGGGTCGCGTCCTCTTCGAGGTCGCCGGTGTCAACGAGCAGCTCGCTCGTGAGGCCCTGACCCGAGCCATTCACAAGCTGCCTCTCAAGGCACGCATCATCAAGCGCGAGGAGGGCGACGCGTAA
- the rplV gene encoding 50S ribosomal protein L22 encodes MVESIARVRHIRVTPQKARRVVALIKGKQAQEALAILKFAPQSASEPIYKLVASAMANAQVKADKDGEYLDEQDLFVKNAYVDEGTTLKRFQPRAQGRAFQIKKRTSHITVVLSTPEVAETAAGSNKKASN; translated from the coding sequence ATGGTGGAGTCCATCGCACGTGTGCGACACATCCGCGTGACCCCTCAGAAGGCTCGTCGCGTCGTCGCCCTCATTAAGGGCAAGCAGGCCCAGGAGGCGCTCGCGATCCTGAAGTTCGCGCCGCAGTCGGCATCCGAGCCGATCTACAAGCTCGTCGCGTCGGCCATGGCCAACGCCCAGGTGAAGGCCGACAAGGACGGCGAGTACCTGGACGAGCAGGATCTGTTCGTGAAGAACGCCTACGTGGACGAGGGCACGACGCTCAAGCGTTTCCAGCCCCGTGCACAGGGTCGCGCTTTCCAGATCAAGAAGCGCACGAGCCACATCACGGTCGTGCTCTCGACGCCGGAGGTCGCTGAGACCGCTGCCGGCAGCAACAAGAAGGCGAGCAACTAA
- the rpsE gene encoding 30S ribosomal protein S5 has protein sequence MSDNKETEVTTEAPEAGAEQAQTEQRNERGDRRGGRNDRGQGRGGRDRNDRGADNQFLERVVTINRVSKVVKGGRRFSFTALVVVGDGNGVVGVGYGKAREVPLAISKGVEDAKRNFFRVPRAGATIPHPVQGEAAAGVVMLRPASAGTGVIAGGPVRAVLECAGIHDVLSKSLGSSNTINIVHATVEALKQLEEPRAVAARRGLEFDQVAPARLVRAEAEAAAAAKAGV, from the coding sequence GTGAGTGACAATAAGGAGACCGAAGTGACCACCGAGGCCCCCGAGGCCGGCGCCGAGCAGGCGCAGACCGAGCAGCGCAACGAGCGCGGTGACCGCCGCGGCGGTCGCAACGACCGTGGCCAGGGCCGTGGCGGTCGTGACCGCAACGACCGCGGTGCGGACAACCAGTTCCTCGAGCGCGTCGTCACGATCAACCGCGTGTCGAAGGTCGTGAAGGGTGGTCGTCGCTTCAGCTTCACCGCTCTCGTGGTCGTCGGCGACGGCAACGGCGTGGTCGGTGTCGGCTACGGCAAGGCCCGCGAGGTGCCCCTGGCGATCTCGAAGGGCGTCGAGGACGCGAAGCGCAACTTCTTCCGCGTGCCCCGCGCCGGTGCGACGATCCCCCACCCGGTTCAGGGTGAGGCCGCCGCCGGTGTCGTCATGCTGCGTCCCGCGTCCGCCGGTACCGGTGTTATCGCCGGTGGTCCGGTGCGCGCCGTGCTCGAGTGCGCCGGCATCCACGACGTGCTGTCGAAGTCGCTCGGCTCGTCGAACACGATCAACATCGTGCACGCGACGGTCGAGGCCCTGAAGCAGCTCGAGGAGCCCCGCGCGGTCGCCGCGCGTCGTGGCCTCGAGTTCGACCAGGTCGCGCCGGCACGTCTCGTCCGTGCGGAGGCCGAGGCCGCCGCTGCTGCGAAGGCAGGTGTCTGA
- the rplX gene encoding 50S ribosomal protein L24: MAKIKKGDLVQVITGAKQDRGGDRGKQGKVLEVVDGGKRVVVEGVNYITKHNRIGQTQRGTKTGGIETYEAPIHISNVALVDPDSKKPTRVGFRVEEQVKDGVKKTVRVRVAKKSGKDI; this comes from the coding sequence ATGGCGAAGATCAAGAAGGGTGACCTGGTCCAGGTCATCACCGGCGCCAAGCAGGACCGCGGCGGAGACCGCGGCAAGCAGGGCAAGGTCCTCGAGGTCGTCGACGGCGGCAAGCGTGTCGTCGTCGAGGGCGTGAACTACATCACGAAGCACAACCGGATCGGTCAGACCCAGCGCGGCACCAAGACCGGTGGCATCGAGACGTACGAGGCACCCATCCACATTTCCAACGTCGCGCTCGTCGACCCCGACTCGAAGAAGCCGACCCGTGTGGGCTTCCGCGTGGAGGAGCAGGTCAAGGACGGCGTCAAGAAGACTGTTCGCGTTCGTGTCGCGAAGAAGTCGGGTAAGGACATCTGA